TATCAAACGCGTCTGGATGAAATTAGTCCGGGCGATAAACAAAAAGATCCGAAAACGCGTCTGCAGGAATATCTGCAGGGGCGCCATCTGCCGCTGCCGTCTTACCTGGTGGTACAGGTGCGTGGGGAAGCTCACGATCAGGAATTTACTATCCACTGCCAGGTAAGTGGCCTGAGCGAACCGGTGGTCGGCACGGGTTCCAGCCGCCGCAAAGCGGAGCAGGCAGCCGCTGAGCAGGCGCTGAAAAAACTGGAGCTGGAATGAGCGAAACCAAAACATACTGCGGGTTTATCGCCATCGTTGGCCGCCCGAACGTCGGGAAGTCAACGCTGCTGAACAAACTGCTCGGGCAGAAAATTTCTATTACTTCCCGTAAGGCGCAAACCACGCGCCACCGTATCGTGGGCATTCATACCGAGGGCGAGTATCAGGCGATTTACGTCGATACCCCCGGCCTGCATATGGAAGAGAAACGCGCCATTAACCGCCTGATGAACAAGGCGGCCAGCAGCTCTATCGGCGACGTCGAGCTGGTGATTTTCGTGGTCGAAGGCACCCGCTGGACGCCGGACGACGAAATGGTGCTGAACAAACTGCGCGACGGTAAAGCGCCGGTCATTCTGGCTATCAACAAAGTCGACAACGTGCAGGACAAAGCGGAGCTGCTGCCGCATTTACAGTTCCTGGGCAGCCAGATGAATTTCCTCGATATTGTGCCGATCTCCGCAGAAACAGGCATGAATGTCGATACTATCGCCGCGATTGTGCGCAAGCACCTACCGGAGGCGATTCATCATTTCCCGGAAGATTACATCACCGACCGTTCGCAGCGCTTTATGGCCTCCGAAATCATCCGTGAAAAACTGATGCGTTTCCTGGGCGCCGAGCTGCCGTATTCGGTGACGGTCGAAATCGAGCGTTTCGTGACGAACGAGCGCGGCGGTTACGACATCAACGGGCTGATCCTCGTTGAGCGCGAAGGGCAGAAGAAAATGGTGATTGGCAATAAAGGCGCCAAAATCAAAACCATCGGCATCGAAGCGCGTAAGGACATGCAGGACATGTTCGAAGCGCCGGTGCACCTTGAGCTGTGGGTTAAAGTAAAATCGGGCTGGGCCGACGATGAGCGCGCCCTGCG
The genomic region above belongs to Cronobacter malonaticus LMG 23826 and contains:
- the era gene encoding GTPase Era, producing the protein MSETKTYCGFIAIVGRPNVGKSTLLNKLLGQKISITSRKAQTTRHRIVGIHTEGEYQAIYVDTPGLHMEEKRAINRLMNKAASSSIGDVELVIFVVEGTRWTPDDEMVLNKLRDGKAPVILAINKVDNVQDKAELLPHLQFLGSQMNFLDIVPISAETGMNVDTIAAIVRKHLPEAIHHFPEDYITDRSQRFMASEIIREKLMRFLGAELPYSVTVEIERFVTNERGGYDINGLILVEREGQKKMVIGNKGAKIKTIGIEARKDMQDMFEAPVHLELWVKVKSGWADDERALRSLGYVDDL